The Salvelinus fontinalis isolate EN_2023a chromosome 31, ASM2944872v1, whole genome shotgun sequence genome has a window encoding:
- the LOC129830383 gene encoding potassium channel subfamily K member 9-like, protein MKKQNVRTLSLILCMFSYLLVGAAVFDALESETESSRRRILELKRTEMKKKYRLSEDDYRQIEQVVLQAEPHHAGRQWKFAGSFYFAITVITTIGYGHAAPGTDAGKVFCMFYAVLGIPLTLVMFQSLGERMNTFVRYLLRRAKQCLGLRRTEVSMENMVSVGFLSCIGTLCVGAAAFSHYEGWTFFHAYYYCFITLTTIGFGDFVALQKKEDLQEKTPYVAFSFMHILVGLTVIGAFLNLVVLRFLTMNTEDERRDAQERASIKRERGLLTVGLHGGEGGGPEQGRGELRVRGRDRMGQSRSHSNLFRPMEEGTSRTNLITSPVEEQKERDRARGAPCKQRLHLPHGTGRLRTESPLGSLCSCMCYRLGVCDSPLPSRSEHHGCNINSVYYSSISYRTQGCSPRDNTGLSSPGNTLSPRHSFNEYPHSRRKSV, encoded by the exons ATGAAGAAGCAGAATGTGCggaccctctctctcatcctctgcaTGTTTTCCTACCTGCTGGTGGGAGCCGCGGTGTTCGACGCGCTTGAATCAGAGACGGAGAGCTCCCGCCGACGCATCCTGGAGCTGAAGCGCACCGAGATGAAGAAGAAGTACCGGTTGTCCGAGGACGACTACCGGCAGATCGAGCAGGTGGTGCTGCAAGCGGAGCCCCACCACGCCGGGAGACAGTGGAAATTCGCCGGGTCTTTCTACTTTGCCATCACGGTCATCACTACCATTG GTTATGGCCATGCAGCTCCAGGCACAGATGCTGGGAAGGTGTTTTGCATGTTCTATGCTGTGCTGGGCATCCCTCTTACCCTGGTCATGTTCCAGAGCCTGGGCGAGAGGATGAACACATTCGTCCGCTACCTCCTGCGCAGGGCCAAGCAGTGCCTGGGGTTACGGAGGACTGAGGTGTCCATGGAGAACATGGTCTCGGTGGGCTTCCTGTCCTGCATCGGCACTCTGTGTGTCGGGGCAGCAGCCTTCTCCCACTACGAGGGCTGGACCTTCTTCCACGCCTACTATTACTGCTTTATCACGCTCACCACCATTGGGTTTGGGGACTTTGTGGCCCTGCAGAAGAAGGAGGACCTCCAAGAGAAGACGCCCTATGTGGCCTTCAGCTTCATGCACATCCTGGTGGGGTTGACAGTGATCGGAGCCTTCCTCAACCTGGTGGTGCTGCGCTTCCTCACCATGAACACAGAGGACGAGAGGAGGGACGCCCAGGAGAGGGCCTCCATCAAGAGGGAGAGGGGCCTGCTTACCGTGGGGCTccatggaggagaaggaggaggaccaGAGCAGGGCAGAGGAGAGCTTAGGGTCAGGGGGAGGGACAGGATGGGGCAGAGCCGCAGTCACAGCAACCTTTTCCGGCCCATGGAGGAGGGCACCAGCCGCACTAACCTCATCACCTCCCCAGTGGAGGagcagaaggagagggacagggccAGGGGAGCACCCTGCAAGCAGAGGCTGCACTTACCGCATGGCACAGGCAGACTAAGGACAGAGTCCCCCCTGGGCTCCCTGTGCTCCTGTATGTGCTACCGTCTGGGGGTGTGTGACAGCCCCTTGCCTTCCCGCAGCGAGCACCACGGGTGTAACATTAACTCTGTCTACTACAGCTCCATCTCCTACAGGACCCAAGGCTGCTCCCCCAGGGACAACACAGGACTCTCGTCCCCAGGGAACACACTCTCGCCTCGGCACAGCTTCAACGAGTACCCCCACTCCCGGAGGAAGTCAGTGTAG